Proteins co-encoded in one Capnocytophaga ochracea DSM 7271 genomic window:
- a CDS encoding PAS domain-containing protein, whose protein sequence is MSELITRPIPIDEEVVWDKTKTIISTTDKLGAITDVNQTFIDVCGYPAVELLGKPHSIIRHPDMPKIIFKITWDNILAGRNFHAIIKNLAKSGKYYWVITDFEVGRNIIGDVVTIMARQHSVPKYVITEHIEPLYQTLLKLEKIGDMELSNRYFKGFLEKQGKSYIEYIMDIMDESKREIHFDPIPNMPHTDTNIGDYEISDDIFSEEHHEEETMMQRKSFFAKLFSTN, encoded by the coding sequence ATGTCAGAACTAATTACTAGACCTATACCTATTGATGAAGAAGTAGTGTGGGATAAAACAAAAACTATTATCAGTACTACTGATAAGTTGGGTGCTATTACTGACGTAAATCAAACATTTATAGACGTTTGTGGTTATCCTGCGGTTGAATTATTAGGAAAACCACATAGCATCATTCGTCACCCCGATATGCCTAAAATCATATTTAAGATTACTTGGGATAATATTTTGGCGGGGAGAAACTTTCACGCTATTATTAAAAACTTAGCTAAATCGGGTAAGTATTATTGGGTAATTACCGATTTTGAAGTAGGCAGGAATATTATTGGGGATGTTGTTACTATTATGGCGCGTCAGCATTCAGTACCTAAGTATGTAATTACAGAGCATATTGAGCCTTTATATCAAACGCTCCTTAAACTTGAAAAAATAGGAGATATGGAGCTCAGTAATCGTTATTTTAAGGGCTTTTTAGAAAAACAAGGCAAATCATATATTGAATATATTATGGATATTATGGACGAAAGCAAGCGAGAAATTCACTTTGATCCTATCCCTAATATGCCTCACACTGATACTAACATTGGAGACTATGAAATTTCTGATGATATATTTAGTGAAGAACATCACGAAGAAGAAACTATGATGCAACGCAAGAGTTTCTTTGCAAAATTATTTTCTACGAATTAG
- the yajC gene encoding preprotein translocase subunit YajC, whose amino-acid sequence MQQLMNSGLLPLILIILVFYFFMIRPQVRRQKQEKNFIEGMKRGDKVITKSGMHGRIVELTDDTCVLETLSGKIKFERSAISMELSAKLKDDKKEIQDKKES is encoded by the coding sequence ATGCAACAATTGATGAACAGTGGTTTACTACCTCTTATATTGATAATCTTAGTATTCTACTTTTTTATGATTCGTCCGCAAGTAAGACGACAAAAACAAGAAAAAAACTTTATTGAAGGAATGAAAAGAGGGGATAAAGTAATTACTAAAAGTGGTATGCACGGACGCATTGTAGAACTTACTGATGATACTTGTGTCTTAGAAACACTTTCAGGAAAAATCAAATTTGAACGTTCTGCTATTTCTATGGAACTGTCAGCTAAATTAAAAGACGACAAGAAAGAAATTCAAGACAAGAAAGAATCGTAA
- a CDS encoding transcription antitermination protein NusB: protein MLTRRHIRAKVMQSIYAMRQSQSQDLDKELKFLQNSADEMRHLYLLILSLFIELHSLATHQHKVAQKKYLATTEERTVHQKFSENLLLLAIVHNTLLQEAIADARINHWEIHEEYVRTIYKNIVESELYKKYNKQKSSFEADKSFLMTIFEEIIAPDETMYEYIEDYNLTWVDDYPIVNTYISRLFREVLPTSPDKYFVPSLYKDEEEKDFLTGLLKKAVLNDSKWEDEIITRMTGWEKDRVAVIDSILLKMAVCEMLSFPSIPVKVTLNEYLELAKEYSTTKSSAFINGVMKNVHKELEEKQQIKKIGRGLL from the coding sequence ATGCTTACAAGACGACATATTAGGGCAAAAGTAATGCAATCAATTTATGCAATGCGTCAGAGCCAAAGTCAGGATTTAGACAAAGAATTGAAGTTCTTGCAAAACAGTGCTGATGAAATGCGACACCTATATCTATTAATATTATCACTTTTCATTGAACTGCATTCTTTGGCAACTCATCAACACAAAGTAGCTCAGAAAAAATATTTGGCTACTACTGAAGAAAGAACAGTACATCAAAAATTCTCTGAAAACCTTTTGCTCTTAGCCATTGTTCATAATACATTATTACAAGAAGCTATTGCTGATGCACGTATAAATCATTGGGAAATACACGAAGAGTATGTGCGTACTATATATAAAAACATTGTAGAAAGTGAGCTTTATAAGAAATACAACAAACAAAAGAGCAGTTTTGAAGCTGATAAATCTTTTTTAATGACTATTTTTGAAGAAATTATAGCTCCCGATGAGACAATGTATGAATATATTGAAGATTATAATCTCACTTGGGTAGATGATTATCCCATTGTGAATACCTATATAAGTAGGTTATTTAGAGAAGTGCTCCCCACCTCACCTGATAAATATTTTGTTCCTTCACTTTATAAAGATGAAGAAGAAAAAGATTTTCTTACAGGGTTACTAAAAAAAGCAGTGCTCAATGATAGTAAGTGGGAGGATGAAATTATTACTAGAATGACAGGTTGGGAGAAAGATCGTGTGGCTGTAATAGATAGTATATTGTTAAAAATGGCTGTTTGTGAAATGCTTAGTTTTCCTAGTATTCCAGTGAAAGTAACACTTAATGAATATTTAGAACTTGCCAAGGAATATTCTACTACTAAAAGTAGTGCGTTTATTAATGGTGTAATGAAAAATGTACATAAAGAACTCGAAGAAAAACAACAAATAAAAAAGATAGGAAGAGGACTTTTATAA
- a CDS encoding HU family DNA-binding protein: MSYHMNKSELIDAIAAGSGLTKTDSKKAVEAFFSSVEKALKKGDKVAVVGFGSWSVAKKEAREARNPRTGAVIKVPAKKVVKFKAGAELSEAVNKK, encoded by the coding sequence ATAAGTTATCATATGAACAAATCAGAATTAATTGATGCAATTGCAGCAGGGTCTGGACTTACAAAAACCGACTCTAAAAAAGCTGTTGAAGCGTTCTTTTCAAGTGTTGAAAAGGCTCTAAAAAAAGGTGACAAAGTAGCTGTCGTAGGATTCGGTTCTTGGTCAGTTGCTAAAAAAGAAGCCAGAGAGGCTCGCAACCCTCGTACTGGTGCAGTAATTAAAGTACCTGCTAAGAAAGTTGTAAAATTCAAAGCAGGGGCTGAATTATCTGAAGCAGTAAACAAAAAGTAA
- a CDS encoding SIR2 family NAD-dependent protein deacylase — translation MKKKKIVVLTGAGISAESGVKTFRDADGLWEGHDIEQVATPYGFEKDPELVLNFYNGLRKQVKNVQPNPAHLLLAELEKEYDVVIITQNVDDLHERAGSHHIIHLHGELLKMRGVDDPYTLYDCTDDIKVGDLSPSGAQLRPHIVWFGEDVPMIVKAAEEVETADIVVIVGTSLQVYPAAGLMNCAKKDTPMYYIDPRPSISSKDKITVIKDVASTGVAKAIELIKELK, via the coding sequence ATGAAAAAGAAGAAAATAGTAGTCCTCACGGGGGCAGGGATTAGTGCTGAAAGTGGTGTAAAGACTTTTCGAGATGCCGATGGCTTGTGGGAAGGTCACGATATAGAACAAGTGGCAACACCTTATGGTTTTGAGAAAGACCCTGAACTTGTATTGAACTTCTACAACGGCTTGCGCAAACAGGTGAAAAATGTGCAACCTAACCCCGCTCACTTATTATTAGCCGAGTTGGAAAAAGAGTACGACGTGGTGATCATCACTCAAAATGTAGATGACTTGCACGAACGTGCGGGTAGCCATCACATTATTCACTTACACGGAGAACTGCTAAAAATGCGGGGAGTAGATGACCCCTATACGCTCTACGACTGTACTGACGACATTAAAGTGGGCGACCTGAGCCCCAGTGGAGCACAATTACGACCTCACATCGTGTGGTTTGGCGAAGATGTACCAATGATTGTAAAGGCTGCCGAAGAGGTAGAAACTGCCGATATAGTGGTTATTGTAGGTACTTCATTACAAGTGTACCCCGCTGCTGGATTGATGAACTGTGCCAAGAAAGATACACCTATGTATTATATAGACCCACGTCCAAGCATCAGTAGTAAAGATAAAATCACTGTAATTAAAGACGTTGCTTCAACAGGGGTAGCTAAAGCTATTGAACTAATAAAAGAATTGAAATGA
- the pyrF gene encoding orotidine-5'-phosphate decarboxylase, which translates to MTTKQLIQQIEAKQSLLCVGLDTDMAKIPPHLLEEEDPLFAFNKAIIEATHAFAVAYKPNTAFYEAHGEKGWRALKKTIDYLNCHHPEIFTIADAKRGDIGNTSSMYAKAFFEDMQFDSVTVAPYMGRDSVEPFLAFENKQTILLALTSNEGAFDFQTQKLNDEELYKKVLRTSLTWQNSQNLMYVVGATKAEYLKEIRKIIPKHFLLVPGVGAQGGSLEEVCKYGLNDHYGLLINSSRGIIYASKGEDFAKVAGEKAEELQQKMKLMLNGK; encoded by the coding sequence ATGACTACTAAGCAACTCATACAGCAAATCGAAGCTAAACAATCGCTGTTATGTGTGGGCTTGGATACCGATATGGCTAAAATTCCTCCTCACTTGCTTGAAGAGGAAGACCCGCTGTTCGCGTTCAACAAGGCGATTATAGAGGCTACCCACGCTTTTGCGGTAGCCTACAAACCCAATACAGCTTTCTACGAAGCACACGGCGAAAAAGGTTGGCGCGCCTTAAAAAAGACGATTGATTATCTGAACTGTCACCACCCTGAGATTTTCACTATTGCCGATGCCAAACGCGGGGATATAGGCAACACTTCAAGTATGTATGCCAAAGCTTTTTTTGAAGATATGCAATTCGATAGCGTGACAGTAGCCCCCTATATGGGAAGGGATTCGGTAGAGCCTTTTTTAGCTTTTGAGAACAAACAAACCATTCTCTTAGCACTAACTTCTAATGAAGGAGCTTTTGACTTCCAAACGCAAAAACTCAACGATGAAGAGCTGTACAAAAAGGTATTACGTACCTCACTCACTTGGCAAAACAGCCAAAACCTGATGTACGTAGTAGGCGCAACCAAGGCGGAATACCTAAAGGAAATACGTAAAATTATACCTAAACATTTCTTGTTAGTACCAGGAGTAGGTGCTCAGGGAGGTAGCTTGGAAGAGGTATGTAAGTATGGTTTGAACGACCACTACGGACTGCTTATCAACTCGTCAAGAGGCATTATTTACGCTTCTAAGGGCGAAGACTTTGCCAAAGTAGCAGGTGAAAAAGCTGAGGAATTACAACAGAAGATGAAATTAATGCTTAATGGTAAATGA
- a CDS encoding GNAT family N-acetyltransferase, translating into MITFLNKSNITPTIEDDAHRLFSLLSRRYQQRLSDLFQDKTKAPYVVGYIEDGRLHGMASMAIYRVISGYKGWIEDVVVDEMARGKKIGTQLIQLLIAKGKELGLGEILLFTSPTNEAAIKLYENEGFKRKGAEVYVNALKQMYPPES; encoded by the coding sequence ATGATTACATTTTTAAATAAAAGCAACATTACACCAACCATTGAAGATGACGCTCACAGACTTTTTTCACTGTTGAGCAGGCGCTACCAACAACGACTATCTGACCTTTTTCAAGACAAAACTAAAGCACCTTATGTAGTGGGTTATATAGAAGATGGACGCCTACACGGAATGGCTTCTATGGCTATCTACAGAGTGATTTCGGGCTATAAAGGTTGGATAGAAGATGTGGTGGTAGACGAGATGGCACGTGGAAAAAAAATAGGCACTCAGCTCATACAACTTCTTATCGCCAAAGGCAAAGAATTGGGCTTAGGAGAAATATTACTCTTTACCTCGCCTACTAACGAAGCAGCTATTAAGCTTTATGAAAATGAAGGCTTTAAACGTAAAGGTGCAGAGGTATATGTGAACGCTCTCAAACAAATGTACCCACCAGAATCTTGA
- a CDS encoding epoxyqueuosine reductase QueH, with protein sequence MELVHKNLVLPNNGKKLLLHTCCAPCSGSIILSIQASGIEFTIFFYNPNIHPQKEYEIRKEENIRFAEKCGVPIVDAEYDTDNWYTRAKGMEFEPERGSRCAMCFDMRMERTALYAYENGFDTIATSLGISRWKDLNQVNEAGKNAANKYEGLTYWDYNWRKNGGAACNMEICKNEKFYQQEYCGCAFSLRDANKWRVANGREKIRIGEKYYGREK encoded by the coding sequence ATGGAATTAGTCCACAAGAATCTCGTATTGCCCAATAATGGCAAAAAGCTCTTGTTACACACTTGTTGTGCGCCTTGCTCGGGCTCTATTATACTATCTATTCAGGCATCGGGGATAGAGTTTACTATATTTTTTTACAACCCTAATATTCACCCTCAAAAAGAATACGAAATTCGCAAAGAGGAAAATATACGCTTTGCCGAAAAGTGTGGCGTACCTATTGTAGATGCCGAATACGACACCGATAACTGGTATACGCGTGCTAAAGGTATGGAATTTGAACCCGAACGCGGTAGCCGTTGTGCAATGTGCTTTGATATGCGTATGGAGCGTACGGCTTTATATGCTTACGAAAACGGTTTCGATACCATTGCGACCTCACTGGGCATCTCTCGTTGGAAAGACCTCAACCAAGTGAATGAAGCAGGTAAAAATGCTGCCAATAAGTACGAGGGACTTACCTATTGGGACTACAATTGGCGCAAAAACGGAGGTGCTGCCTGCAATATGGAAATCTGTAAAAACGAGAAATTCTACCAACAAGAGTACTGCGGTTGTGCTTTCTCGTTGCGCGATGCTAACAAATGGCGAGTAGCCAACGGAAGAGAGAAAATACGAATAGGGGAAAAATACTACGGAAGAGAAAAGTGA
- the truB gene encoding tRNA pseudouridine(55) synthase TruB, whose amino-acid sequence MITPEELREGRILLIDKPLQWSSFQAVNKIKWAILKHYKLKKIKIGHAGTLDPLASGLLVICTGKFTKKITEIQDAVKTYTGTITVGATTPSYDKETEINAHYPTDHITPELIEQVRMQFIGELTQTPPVFSAIKKEGKRLYEFARDGKEIEVPQRTIYIYSFNIDASQFPKLQFEVVCSKGTYIRSLANDFGKALGSGGYLSALRRTKIGDFSVNDALTPDEFINIHIPKMQTKPIILTTVFERFIDKNKTTLNDHFARKESTLNTQNNRKKSINEVYEEREREHLNKQQKQRHTSDLNIEAIFPRKKKKKTSGIKYEFRYFLSMFSNTDKAIMLTLLILFGTIVTLMVIQLSSREKEIMIEMALTPDDLPYEPPKLEEQTEAPDLSQAMNAKLTTNAYNQADADLRHTENFKTLDEIMAERASKEMESAKEDLVSNNKMSSNLVISDDNTLQKTTKISSDNKVNKNTLVKYALSGRTGNIPNPVFTCEKEGQVVIIITVDEAGRVIRTALDKMNSTTNDDCLIENSLLYASRARFNAVTGKKEQTGTITYIFQSKR is encoded by the coding sequence ATGATAACTCCAGAAGAACTTAGAGAAGGTCGTATCTTGCTTATCGATAAGCCCCTGCAATGGTCGTCGTTTCAAGCAGTGAACAAAATCAAATGGGCAATACTCAAACACTATAAGCTCAAGAAGATAAAGATAGGGCACGCAGGAACATTAGACCCGCTTGCCTCTGGTTTATTGGTGATTTGTACGGGCAAATTTACTAAGAAGATTACCGAAATACAAGACGCTGTAAAAACTTATACAGGCACTATTACCGTAGGGGCTACTACTCCTTCCTACGATAAGGAAACCGAAATTAATGCCCACTACCCTACTGACCATATCACTCCTGAACTGATAGAACAAGTGCGAATGCAGTTTATAGGGGAACTCACGCAAACGCCTCCTGTATTTTCGGCTATCAAGAAAGAAGGCAAACGGCTCTACGAATTTGCCCGCGACGGCAAAGAAATAGAAGTTCCTCAGCGCACTATCTATATTTACAGTTTCAATATAGATGCAAGTCAGTTTCCTAAGTTGCAATTTGAGGTGGTATGTAGCAAAGGCACCTACATACGCTCCTTGGCAAACGACTTTGGTAAAGCCTTAGGATCTGGTGGCTATCTATCTGCATTGCGACGCACTAAGATAGGTGATTTCTCGGTAAATGATGCCTTAACGCCTGATGAATTTATAAACATACATATTCCAAAAATGCAAACAAAACCTATTATTCTCACTACTGTATTCGAGCGATTTATCGATAAGAATAAAACAACTCTTAATGACCATTTCGCTCGAAAAGAATCTACTTTGAACACACAAAACAATAGGAAAAAATCTATTAATGAAGTGTATGAAGAGCGAGAGCGAGAACACCTTAACAAACAACAAAAACAGCGACATACTTCCGACCTTAATATAGAAGCCATTTTTCCTCGAAAAAAGAAAAAAAAGACCTCAGGAATCAAATATGAGTTTCGCTACTTTCTATCGATGTTTTCAAATACTGATAAGGCAATTATGCTTACTTTACTGATACTTTTCGGTACGATAGTAACCCTTATGGTGATACAACTTAGCAGTAGAGAGAAAGAAATAATGATTGAAATGGCACTCACTCCAGATGATTTACCTTATGAACCTCCAAAATTAGAGGAACAAACTGAAGCGCCTGATCTTTCTCAAGCTATGAATGCGAAACTGACTACTAATGCTTATAATCAAGCCGATGCTGACTTACGTCATACTGAGAATTTTAAAACTTTAGACGAAATAATGGCAGAGCGTGCTTCTAAAGAGATGGAAAGTGCTAAAGAAGACTTGGTGAGTAATAATAAAATGTCGTCTAACTTAGTAATATCGGACGATAATACTCTTCAAAAAACAACTAAAATTTCATCTGATAATAAAGTAAATAAGAATACTTTAGTAAAATATGCCTTATCTGGCAGGACAGGAAATATACCTAACCCTGTATTTACTTGTGAAAAAGAAGGGCAAGTAGTGATTATTATTACAGTTGATGAAGCAGGAAGAGTTATTAGAACAGCTCTTGACAAAATGAATTCAACTACCAATGATGATTGCCTTATAGAAAACTCATTACTATATGCTAGCAGAGCCAGATTTAATGCTGTAACAGGCAAAAAAGAGCAAACAGGAACTATTACTTATATTTTTCAAAGTAAACGATAG
- a CDS encoding glutaminyl-peptide cyclotransferase has translation MKLQQLICILSFLLIGACKNANPPKQDAFNIELYPKKKEYHIGEALQIKVVNPKFEGKIVKISYQFHHQELVVTNENIVLENLMLGKQPLEVTVYTDKGEVYKVRKEILLLAGQAPKLYTYKILNEYPHDKQAYTQGLEFIGDTLVESTGQYRESSIRKWNPFTGEMYKNVPLQAMYFGEGATVFRNKIIQLTWRENIGFVYDAQLKLLKTFSYNKSKEGWGLCHNGSDKLYKSDGSEKIWILNPNTFEEVDSLQLCTNKSIFTNANELEFVDGKIYANTYLKDGIMIINPNNGAIEGVVDVRGLKEKVEQTPDLDVLNGIAYHARRNTFFITGKNWSKIFEVVFINKN, from the coding sequence ATGAAATTACAACAGTTAATTTGCATATTAAGTTTCTTATTAATAGGAGCTTGCAAAAATGCAAATCCACCTAAGCAAGACGCTTTCAATATAGAACTGTATCCTAAAAAGAAGGAATACCACATAGGAGAAGCTTTACAGATAAAAGTTGTGAATCCTAAATTTGAAGGTAAAATAGTAAAGATTAGCTATCAGTTTCATCACCAAGAGCTTGTTGTTACTAATGAGAACATAGTACTTGAAAACCTAATGTTAGGTAAACAGCCTTTAGAAGTAACTGTATATACTGATAAAGGAGAAGTTTATAAAGTACGAAAAGAAATTTTACTTTTGGCAGGACAAGCTCCTAAACTGTATACTTATAAAATACTAAATGAATATCCCCACGACAAACAGGCTTATACTCAAGGTTTAGAATTTATAGGTGATACTTTAGTAGAAAGCACAGGACAATACCGAGAATCTTCCATACGCAAATGGAATCCTTTTACGGGCGAAATGTACAAAAATGTACCTTTACAAGCAATGTATTTTGGTGAAGGAGCTACCGTTTTTAGAAATAAAATAATCCAACTCACTTGGAGAGAAAATATAGGATTCGTATATGATGCTCAGCTAAAATTGTTAAAAACATTCTCTTACAATAAAAGTAAAGAAGGTTGGGGGCTCTGTCATAACGGTAGTGATAAACTTTACAAAAGTGATGGTTCAGAAAAGATTTGGATACTCAATCCTAACACTTTTGAAGAAGTAGACAGTTTACAACTATGTACTAATAAATCTATTTTTACCAATGCTAACGAATTAGAATTTGTAGACGGGAAAATATATGCTAATACTTATCTAAAAGATGGTATTATGATTATCAACCCCAATAATGGTGCTATAGAAGGCGTTGTAGATGTACGAGGATTAAAAGAAAAAGTAGAACAAACTCCTGATTTAGATGTTCTTAATGGCATTGCTTATCACGCTAGGCGTAATACTTTCTTCATCACGGGTAAGAATTGGAGTAAGATATTTGAGGTGGTTTTTATAAACAAGAATTAA